A window of Jannaschia sp. M317 contains these coding sequences:
- a CDS encoding ParB/RepB/Spo0J family partition protein produces the protein MSDFTQKKPMRRGLSALMADVGVDASDATGRRANPDREIAIEMIRPNPDQPRRSFDEDRLSDLAASISEKGVLQPLIVRPVSDAAESYEIVAGERRWRAAQRCGLHSVPVIIRNFNDTEVLEVAIVENIQRDDLNAIEEALGFRQLIDRFGHTQEKLSSVLGKSRSHIANLMRLLKLPDAVQDMLRDGRLSAGHARALISSDNPEALANEVIRRGLSVRETERLAKGEPAKSAPRSSKATPDKDADTLALEGDLSAALGLRVQIDHQTGDEGGELRLRYRSLDQLDQLCGLLSQGFER, from the coding sequence ATGTCTGATTTCACGCAAAAGAAGCCGATGCGCCGCGGTCTTTCAGCGCTCATGGCGGACGTGGGTGTCGACGCAAGCGACGCGACTGGTCGCCGCGCCAATCCCGACCGCGAGATTGCGATAGAAATGATCCGTCCGAATCCGGATCAGCCCCGCCGTAGTTTCGACGAGGATCGTCTGTCTGACTTGGCGGCGTCGATCTCCGAAAAAGGTGTGCTTCAGCCGCTGATCGTGCGGCCCGTGTCTGACGCAGCGGAATCCTACGAGATCGTCGCGGGTGAACGTCGTTGGCGCGCGGCGCAGCGCTGCGGCCTTCATTCTGTTCCGGTGATCATCCGAAATTTCAACGATACCGAAGTTCTCGAAGTTGCCATCGTCGAGAATATTCAGCGTGATGATCTGAATGCGATCGAGGAAGCACTTGGTTTTCGCCAGTTGATCGACCGGTTCGGACATACGCAAGAAAAGCTGTCTTCGGTCCTTGGCAAGTCTCGCAGCCACATCGCAAACCTGATGCGCCTGCTAAAGCTTCCCGATGCGGTTCAGGATATGCTGCGGGATGGCCGCCTGTCGGCTGGTCATGCCCGCGCCCTGATCAGTTCGGACAATCCAGAGGCGCTGGCCAACGAAGTGATCCGACGCGGTCTTTCGGTTCGCGAGACCGAGCGTTTGGCGAAAGGGGAACCCGCAAAATCGGCCCCTCGAAGCAGCAAGGCAACGCCTGACAAAGACGCCGATACCTTGGCGCTTGAGGGGGATCTCTCGGCGGCGCTCGGCCTTCGGGTTCAGATCGATCATCAGACAGGGGACGAAGGCGGCGAACTGCGCCTGCGCTACCGTTCGCTTGATCAACTCGACCAGCTTTGCGGCCTACTTTCCCAGGGGTTCGAGAGGTAG
- a CDS encoding ParA family protein produces MRIISVANQKGGVGKTTTAINLGAALAMRGERVLVIDLDPQGNASTGLGISRDTRAKTVYDLLLSDASANDLARKTDVENLEIIPATMDLSSADAELMSTARRVVHLRNALRLRPADYDYVLIDCPPSLSLLTINSLVASDSVLVPLQAEFFALEGLSQLLLTVREVRETANPDLRVEGIVLTMFDRRNNLCVQVEEDARSNLGELVFETKIPRNVRLSEAPSYAMPVLNYDPTSRGAIAYRALATELRERHAQDKVTEHV; encoded by the coding sequence ATGCGCATCATAAGCGTCGCCAATCAGAAAGGTGGTGTCGGCAAGACGACAACCGCCATCAATCTCGGAGCGGCTCTCGCAATGCGCGGAGAGCGGGTGCTTGTCATTGATCTCGATCCTCAAGGGAACGCATCGACGGGGCTTGGTATTTCAAGGGATACACGCGCGAAAACGGTCTATGACCTGCTCCTTTCGGACGCCTCCGCGAACGATCTGGCGCGCAAGACCGACGTAGAAAATCTCGAAATCATTCCTGCCACGATGGATCTCAGCTCTGCGGATGCCGAGCTCATGTCGACCGCACGGCGCGTTGTTCATCTGCGGAATGCGCTTCGCCTACGACCTGCGGATTATGACTATGTTCTGATTGACTGCCCTCCGTCTCTTAGCTTGCTGACCATCAATTCCCTAGTTGCCTCGGATTCAGTTCTCGTACCGCTGCAAGCGGAGTTCTTCGCGCTCGAAGGTCTGTCTCAGCTTCTCCTGACCGTTCGAGAGGTACGGGAGACTGCAAACCCGGATCTACGGGTTGAGGGGATTGTCCTCACGATGTTCGATCGTCGTAACAACCTGTGCGTCCAGGTCGAGGAAGACGCCCGCAGCAATCTGGGGGAATTGGTGTTTGAGACCAAGATTCCCCGCAACGTCCGGCTCAGCGAAGCGCCCAGCTATGCCATGCCCGTGCTCAACTATGATCCAACGTCCCGCGGTGCCATCGCCTACCGCGCCCTGGCCACGGAACTGCGCGAAAGGCACGCACAAGATAAGGTGACAGAACATGTCTGA
- the rsmG gene encoding 16S rRNA (guanine(527)-N(7))-methyltransferase RsmG, whose product MIDDAFLPDVSRETLSDLNAYAEVLLKWNRRINLIGASTVDDLWNRHILDSIDAVQCIENEPDTWLDLGTGAGLPGVVAAILNRDTKIILLESDKRKCEFLRAVRRELGLNLEILANRIEAAPPKKATVISARALAPLTDLLKFVERHGTVGTTCVFPKGRSWADEHAVASDTWEYDLDARQVRAESDGRILVIRNLRRKEH is encoded by the coding sequence ATGATCGATGACGCTTTCCTCCCCGACGTTTCACGTGAAACACTATCGGATCTGAACGCCTATGCTGAGGTCCTGCTGAAATGGAACCGTCGCATTAACCTGATCGGAGCCTCTACCGTCGATGATCTCTGGAACAGGCATATCCTGGACAGTATCGACGCAGTTCAGTGCATCGAGAACGAACCTGATACCTGGCTTGATCTTGGAACCGGCGCAGGCCTCCCCGGAGTTGTCGCTGCAATTCTGAACCGGGACACGAAGATAATTCTGCTGGAAAGCGACAAGCGCAAGTGTGAGTTTCTTCGTGCGGTGCGGCGTGAACTCGGCCTGAATCTGGAAATTCTAGCCAATCGGATCGAAGCCGCGCCCCCCAAAAAGGCAACAGTCATCAGCGCGCGGGCCCTTGCGCCTCTCACGGATCTGCTAAAATTTGTAGAACGTCATGGAACGGTTGGGACAACTTGTGTATTCCCAAAGGGCCGATCCTGGGCTGATGAACATGCAGTCGCATCGGATACTTGGGAATACGATTTGGACGCACGACAGGTTCGCGCAGAGTCCGACGGTCGTATTCTTGTTATAAGAAACCTGAGGCGGAAAGAGCATTAG
- the mnmG gene encoding tRNA uridine-5-carboxymethylaminomethyl(34) synthesis enzyme MnmG: MKHLDYDVIIIGGGHAGCEAALAAARIGVRVALVTMRADDLGVMSCNPAIGGLGKGHLVREIDALGGAMGIVADAAGIQFRLLNRRKGPAVQGPRAQADRDVYKSTMSAVIEAAENVDVVLGEVVDLELDHSGKVVGVALATGDILRSNQVVLTTGTFLGGVILIGDRALSGGRQGGKPSNALAKRLRSMGLPFGRLKTGTPPRLRRSSIDWDVLEMQDGDEPPVMFSFLNNGRPALKQVQCGITHTNQQTHDIIRSNLERSAMYGGHVSGIGPRYCPSIEDKVVRFAEKTSHQIFLEPEGLDSDLVYPNGISTSLPEDVQDAYVRSIVGLEQAEIVQPGYAIEYDYLDPRALSRSLELRAIPGLFLAGQINGTTGYEEAAAQGLVAGTNAARQHLQLEAAIFERSRSYIGVMVDDLVTRGVTEPYRMFTSRAEYRLTLRADNADARLTDFGRALGLISPDRSSVFSWKTEQVLDCTSSAKDSKLSADQARHAGFPAGNSTASRSVWDVMAQQSVQIEDLLSVWPAGGSWSLEVLTQVQRNALYAIYEERQARDIQALSRDEAMIIPADFDFSNVHGISHEIAEKFARIGPETVAQASRIEGATPAAIIALLSALKRSQRQTA; this comes from the coding sequence GTGAAACATCTGGACTACGATGTGATCATCATCGGCGGCGGGCATGCAGGTTGCGAAGCGGCCTTGGCCGCAGCGCGCATCGGTGTGCGTGTCGCGCTTGTGACAATGCGTGCAGATGATCTTGGCGTCATGTCGTGTAATCCCGCGATTGGGGGGCTCGGTAAGGGTCACTTGGTTCGCGAGATTGACGCGCTTGGTGGTGCCATGGGGATCGTGGCGGATGCAGCTGGAATTCAGTTTCGGCTGCTGAACCGACGCAAGGGCCCCGCGGTTCAAGGACCTCGCGCACAAGCGGACCGGGATGTTTACAAATCGACGATGAGTGCCGTCATTGAGGCGGCCGAAAACGTTGATGTTGTCCTTGGTGAAGTCGTCGATCTTGAGTTGGATCATTCTGGAAAGGTCGTAGGCGTGGCTCTGGCCACCGGCGATATCCTTCGATCCAATCAGGTTGTTCTGACGACCGGCACGTTTCTTGGTGGCGTCATTCTTATCGGTGATCGTGCCCTTTCCGGCGGCCGCCAAGGTGGGAAGCCGTCGAACGCGCTGGCCAAACGGTTGCGGTCTATGGGACTTCCGTTTGGTAGATTGAAGACCGGCACGCCACCTCGTTTGCGGCGATCATCAATAGACTGGGACGTGTTGGAGATGCAGGACGGCGATGAACCGCCGGTGATGTTCTCTTTCTTGAACAATGGACGTCCTGCATTGAAGCAAGTTCAGTGCGGCATCACTCATACCAATCAGCAGACGCATGACATTATCCGTAGCAATCTAGAACGATCTGCAATGTATGGGGGCCATGTCTCCGGGATCGGTCCGCGCTACTGTCCATCCATCGAGGATAAAGTCGTCCGCTTTGCGGAAAAGACGAGCCATCAGATCTTTCTGGAGCCCGAGGGTTTGGATTCGGACCTTGTATACCCTAACGGAATCTCCACCTCGCTGCCGGAGGATGTTCAGGACGCTTACGTCCGATCAATTGTTGGTCTGGAGCAGGCAGAGATTGTCCAGCCCGGATATGCAATTGAATACGACTATCTGGATCCCAGGGCTCTGTCGCGGTCGCTTGAGCTGCGTGCCATTCCCGGACTCTTCCTAGCTGGTCAGATAAATGGCACCACAGGCTACGAAGAGGCAGCCGCCCAGGGACTGGTGGCTGGCACGAATGCTGCTCGTCAGCATCTTCAGCTAGAAGCAGCCATCTTTGAACGCTCACGTTCCTACATCGGTGTTATGGTCGACGATCTCGTTACGCGCGGTGTGACGGAGCCCTATCGTATGTTCACCTCCAGGGCGGAGTATCGTCTTACCTTGAGAGCAGACAATGCGGACGCCCGTCTTACCGATTTTGGACGTGCGTTGGGATTAATTTCGCCAGATCGTTCTTCAGTGTTCAGTTGGAAGACGGAACAGGTACTTGACTGCACGTCCTCCGCGAAAGACAGTAAACTTTCGGCGGATCAAGCGCGGCACGCAGGCTTTCCTGCTGGGAACAGCACGGCCAGCCGTAGCGTTTGGGACGTTATGGCCCAGCAGTCGGTTCAGATTGAAGACCTTCTTTCGGTGTGGCCTGCTGGAGGCAGCTGGTCGTTGGAGGTTCTGACACAAGTTCAGCGAAACGCGCTTTACGCGATTTACGAAGAACGACAGGCCAGAGACATCCAGGCCCTCAGCCGAGATGAGGCAATGATCATTCCCGCAGATTTCGATTTTTCCAATGTTCATGGGATCAGCCATGAGATTGCCGAGAAGTTTGCCCGCATTGGTCCTGAAACCGTTGCCCAAGCAAGTCGGATTGAGGGTGCCACACCGGCTGCGATCATTGCGTTGTTGAGCGCGCTCAAGCGGTCTCAGCGGCAGACAGCATGA
- the mnmE gene encoding tRNA uridine-5-carboxymethylaminomethyl(34) synthesis GTPase MnmE, which yields MSDTIFAQATAPGKAGVSVIRVSGPQVGQVMAWFGVTETPARVASLRKLRDADGGVIDEALVLRFDADASFTGEDVVEFQLHGSIAVMRAMLARLGALDGVRMADPGEFTRRALLNERLDLTEVQGLADIIEAETEVQRREAMRVMSGEMSTRLSGWRAMTIRAMALLEATIDFADEEVPEDVTPEVRDLLMRLSSELTHELAGVTHARSLRSGFEVALVGPPNSGKSSLINKLTSSDVSIISDIPGTTRDIIERAVDVDGIRVVFLDTAGLRETDDPVEQIGVDRAKKRAVTADLRIFLQEDEGDLRSLVAVQEEDIILRSKSDLRPGDISAVTGQGVSELLVRVSEILARRVESAGFVSRQRDELALRNSVEELSVILRDLGQAPVEFSVEGLRAVAQSLHGMIGGVDMEAVLDEIFSSFCLGK from the coding sequence ATGTCCGATACCATCTTCGCGCAGGCCACCGCCCCGGGTAAGGCCGGGGTGTCTGTGATCCGGGTATCCGGGCCACAGGTCGGGCAGGTCATGGCGTGGTTCGGTGTGACCGAGACCCCTGCGCGTGTCGCCAGCCTTCGCAAGTTGCGTGATGCGGATGGTGGTGTGATCGACGAAGCTCTGGTTTTGCGTTTCGATGCTGACGCGAGTTTTACAGGCGAAGATGTTGTTGAATTTCAATTGCATGGCAGCATTGCCGTCATGCGGGCGATGTTGGCACGTCTTGGGGCCCTGGACGGCGTTCGTATGGCGGACCCTGGGGAATTTACGCGTCGTGCCCTGTTGAATGAACGTCTGGACCTGACCGAGGTCCAGGGGCTTGCGGATATCATCGAGGCCGAGACCGAAGTCCAACGACGAGAAGCGATGCGGGTCATGAGCGGCGAGATGTCGACACGTCTGTCCGGCTGGCGTGCCATGACGATCCGGGCGATGGCCTTGTTGGAGGCGACCATCGATTTCGCGGATGAGGAGGTGCCGGAGGATGTCACGCCAGAAGTGCGGGATCTGTTGATGCGGCTTTCGTCGGAGTTGACGCATGAACTGGCGGGCGTGACGCACGCGAGAAGTCTGAGAAGTGGGTTCGAAGTGGCGCTTGTCGGGCCGCCTAATTCTGGAAAATCATCTTTAATCAATAAGTTAACATCATCAGATGTTTCGATTATCTCGGATATCCCTGGTACGACGCGGGACATCATCGAGCGTGCGGTAGATGTCGATGGCATCCGTGTCGTGTTTCTCGATACGGCGGGGCTTCGGGAAACGGATGATCCGGTGGAACAGATCGGTGTAGATCGCGCCAAGAAACGGGCTGTTACGGCGGATCTTAGAATCTTCCTGCAAGAGGATGAGGGTGACCTTCGAAGCTTGGTAGCCGTTCAGGAGGAAGACATCATTCTCCGTTCCAAATCTGACCTTCGCCCCGGCGACATATCGGCTGTCACTGGTCAGGGGGTGAGTGAGCTCTTGGTGAGAGTTTCGGAGATTCTGGCCAGACGCGTCGAATCGGCGGGCTTCGTTTCCAGGCAGCGGGATGAGTTGGCATTGAGAAATTCGGTCGAAGAGCTGTCAGTAATCCTGAGAGATCTGGGTCAGGCCCCGGTTGAGTTCTCGGTCGAGGGGTTGCGGGCGGTGGCGCAAAGCTTGCATGGAATGATTGGCGGCGTAGATATGGAAGCGGTGCTGGACGAGATCTTCTCGTCGTTCTGTCTGGGAAAATGA
- the rho gene encoding transcription termination factor Rho has translation MRDDIPGTETDAPEVTERLNLRDLKATSPKDLVSMAEELEIDNASTMRKGELMFSILRERADEGWEISGEGVLEVLQDGFGFLRAPEANYLPGPDDIYLSPEVIRSHSMRTGDTVDGIIQAPDDNERYFVMTKVTSINFEEPEKTRHKVSFDNLTPLYPDERLKLEIEDPTIKDRTARIIDLVAPIGKGQRSLIVAPPRTGKTVIMQNIAKSIEENHPECYLMVLLIDERPEEVTDMQRSVKGEVISSTFDEPATRHVAVSEMVIEKAKRLVEHKRDVVILLDSITRLGRAFNTVVPSSGKVLTGGVDANALQRPKRFFGAARNIEEGGSLTIIATALIDTGSRMDEVIFEEFKGTGNSEIVLDRKISDKRVFPAMDILKSGTRKEELLVDPKDLQKTFVLRRILNPMGTTDAIEFLLSKLKQTKTNSDFFDSMNS, from the coding sequence ATGCGCGACGATATTCCCGGCACCGAAACCGATGCCCCCGAAGTCACCGAACGTCTGAACCTGCGCGATCTGAAGGCGACCTCGCCCAAGGATCTGGTTTCCATGGCCGAAGAGCTGGAAATCGACAATGCGTCCACCATGCGGAAAGGGGAACTTATGTTCTCCATCCTGCGGGAACGGGCCGATGAGGGCTGGGAGATCAGTGGCGAAGGCGTGCTGGAAGTGTTGCAGGACGGCTTCGGCTTTCTGCGCGCACCGGAGGCCAACTATCTGCCCGGTCCCGACGACATCTATCTGTCGCCCGAAGTGATCCGTTCGCATTCGATGCGGACCGGCGACACGGTCGATGGGATCATCCAGGCACCCGATGACAACGAACGTTATTTCGTGATGACAAAGGTGACCTCGATCAACTTCGAGGAGCCGGAGAAGACCCGTCACAAGGTCAGCTTTGATAACCTGACCCCGCTTTACCCGGACGAACGCCTGAAGCTGGAGATCGAAGATCCGACGATCAAGGATCGGACGGCGCGGATCATCGATCTGGTGGCACCGATCGGCAAAGGTCAGCGATCCCTGATCGTAGCCCCGCCGCGGACCGGTAAGACGGTGATCATGCAGAACATCGCCAAGTCGATCGAAGAGAACCATCCTGAATGTTATCTGATGGTTCTGCTGATCGACGAGCGGCCCGAGGAAGTCACGGACATGCAGCGGTCAGTGAAGGGCGAGGTGATTTCCTCGACCTTCGATGAACCGGCGACGCGGCACGTGGCGGTATCGGAAATGGTGATCGAAAAGGCCAAACGCCTGGTAGAGCACAAGCGCGATGTCGTCATCTTGCTGGATTCGATCACGCGCCTGGGACGGGCGTTCAACACGGTTGTGCCGTCTTCGGGCAAGGTTCTGACAGGTGGTGTCGATGCAAACGCGCTGCAGCGGCCCAAGCGGTTCTTTGGTGCCGCTCGCAACATCGAGGAAGGTGGGTCGCTGACGATCATCGCGACCGCGCTGATCGATACCGGGTCGCGCATGGACGAAGTCATCTTTGAAGAGTTCAAGGGCACCGGCAACAGCGAGATTGTTCTGGACCGGAAGATCTCGGACAAGCGGGTGTTCCCGGCCATGGACATTCTGAAGTCCGGCACCCGAAAAGAAGAGCTGCTGGTCGATCCGAAGGACCTGCAGAAGACGTTCGTACTGCGGCGGATCCTGAACCCGATGGGGACGACGGATGCGATCGAGTTCCTGCTGTCCAAGCTGAAACAGACAAAGACGAACTCCGATTTCTTCGACTCGATGAATTCGTGA
- the hemJ gene encoding protoporphyrinogen oxidase HemJ → MGDLYLWAKALHVISVIAWMAGIFYLPRLFVYHVEQRKTVPEMMPVLEIMERRLLKAIMTPAMISTWLFGLIMVGMGGVDWGTGWAWIKAACVIGMTVFHMWCAGERKALAAGASDRTGRGFRMMNEVPTVLMILIVVSVIVKPF, encoded by the coding sequence ATGGGTGATCTGTATCTCTGGGCAAAGGCCCTGCATGTGATCTCTGTCATCGCGTGGATGGCCGGGATTTTCTATTTGCCTCGGCTGTTCGTCTACCACGTGGAACAGCGTAAGACCGTGCCGGAGATGATGCCGGTGCTGGAAATCATGGAACGGCGGTTGTTGAAGGCGATCATGACGCCTGCGATGATTTCCACCTGGTTGTTCGGTCTGATCATGGTGGGAATGGGCGGTGTCGACTGGGGGACGGGCTGGGCCTGGATCAAGGCGGCCTGCGTGATCGGGATGACGGTGTTTCACATGTGGTGCGCGGGCGAGCGCAAGGCGCTGGCTGCGGGGGCGTCAGACAGGACGGGACGCGGGTTCAGGATGATGAACGAGGTGCCGACGGTCCTGATGATCCTGATCGTCGTCTCCGTGATCGTGAAACCGTTCTGA
- a CDS encoding nucleoside triphosphate pyrophosphatase, translating to MLTLASSSETRQTLLRNAAIPFEAVPARIDEDSLRDALLAEGHGPRNVADALAEMKALRLRRPGLILGCDQICALGDDILTKPATPEAARAQLTRLSGGRHKLHSAAVIVEDGTPIWRHIGDVTMIMRPVSDVYISDYVERNWDTIRHSAGSYTLEGEGARLFQQVQGDFFSVLGLPLLPLINYLVTRGDLPA from the coding sequence ATGCTGACGCTCGCCTCTTCTTCCGAAACCCGACAGACCTTGTTGCGCAATGCCGCCATCCCGTTCGAAGCCGTGCCCGCCCGGATCGACGAAGACAGCCTGCGCGACGCCTTGCTGGCCGAGGGGCATGGCCCCCGCAACGTGGCCGATGCCCTGGCCGAGATGAAGGCCCTGCGTCTGCGCCGTCCCGGTCTGATCCTGGGCTGTGATCAGATCTGTGCCCTGGGCGACGACATACTGACCAAACCCGCCACGCCCGAGGCGGCGCGCGCCCAGCTGACACGCCTGTCCGGTGGCCGGCACAAGCTGCATTCGGCCGCTGTCATCGTCGAAGACGGCACGCCGATCTGGCGTCATATCGGTGACGTCACCATGATCATGCGCCCCGTGTCAGATGTTTATATATCTGATTACGTTGAAAGAAATTGGGACACTATCCGTCACAGCGCCGGGTCCTATACCTTGGAAGGCGAGGGCGCGCGCCTGTTTCAGCAGGTTCAAGGGGATTTCTTTTCGGTGCTGGGCCTGCCGCTGTTGCCGTTGATCAACTATCTCGTAACACGGGGGGACCTGCCCGCATGA
- a CDS encoding shikimate dehydrogenase: protein MTILAGVIGDPIAHSRSPILWGHWLTRYGIRGHYVPLHVRPEDLRATLDLLPRLGFAGINVTIPHKEAVFAAADEVTDRARAVGAANTLTFADGRILADNTDGYGFLANLDQGAPDRDPASPAFVLGAGGAARGVIAALRDGGATRITLTNRTRARAEALAAEFGPIITVVDWDAADAALAGHGLLVNTTSLGMQGHGDLTLDLSALPAQAVVTDIVYTPLETPLLRAAKARGHPTVDGLGMLLHQAVPGFERWFGRTPEVDATLRQAVLA, encoded by the coding sequence ATGACCATCCTTGCCGGCGTCATTGGCGATCCGATCGCTCATAGCCGCTCTCCAATCCTGTGGGGGCACTGGCTGACCCGTTACGGCATCAGGGGCCACTACGTGCCGCTGCATGTCCGCCCCGAAGACCTGCGTGCGACGCTCGACCTGCTGCCACGCCTGGGGTTTGCCGGGATCAACGTCACCATTCCCCATAAGGAAGCCGTCTTTGCCGCCGCAGACGAGGTCACCGACCGGGCCCGCGCCGTGGGGGCCGCCAACACGCTGACCTTTGCCGACGGGCGCATTCTAGCGGACAATACCGACGGTTATGGGTTTCTGGCCAACCTGGATCAGGGGGCGCCAGACCGTGATCCCGCATCCCCTGCCTTCGTGCTTGGCGCCGGCGGGGCCGCTCGCGGTGTGATCGCCGCCTTGCGCGATGGCGGTGCGACCCGCATTACCCTGACCAACCGCACCCGCGCCCGGGCCGAGGCGCTGGCCGCCGAATTCGGCCCGATCATTACCGTCGTCGATTGGGACGCGGCCGATGCGGCGCTGGCCGGTCATGGTCTGTTGGTCAACACCACCAGTCTTGGCATGCAAGGCCACGGCGATCTGACCCTGGACCTGTCCGCCCTGCCGGCTCAGGCTGTTGTTACCGATATCGTCTATACTCCGCTGGAAACGCCTCTTCTTCGGGCGGCCAAGGCGCGGGGGCACCCGACCGTCGATGGTCTCGGCATGTTGTTGCATCAGGCGGTGCCGGGGTTCGAACGCTGGTTCGGGCGCACGCCCGAGGTGGACGCCACCCTGCGTCAGGCGGTGCTGGCATGA
- the coaE gene encoding dephospho-CoA kinase (Dephospho-CoA kinase (CoaE) performs the final step in coenzyme A biosynthesis.) — MIVLGLTGSIGMGKTETAKLFRDRGVPTWDADAAVHRLYGPGGAAVEPIRAAIPEAVPGDIVDRGALREFIIVDPDILKAVEAIVHPLVAQDRAAFLRDTDAPIVLLDVPLLFETGLAVDKSIVVTIDADTQRQRVLARGTMPEAVFEDILSRQMPDADKRARADYIIETTSPEAAAAQVDAILAELRGTP; from the coding sequence ATGATCGTCCTTGGCCTGACCGGATCCATTGGCATGGGCAAAACCGAAACGGCCAAACTGTTCCGCGATCGGGGGGTTCCGACCTGGGATGCCGATGCCGCTGTCCATCGTCTTTATGGTCCGGGCGGCGCGGCGGTAGAGCCGATCCGCGCGGCCATACCCGAAGCGGTGCCCGGCGACATCGTCGACCGAGGAGCCCTGCGGGAGTTCATCATCGTTGATCCGGATATCCTGAAAGCGGTGGAGGCCATCGTCCACCCCCTCGTGGCCCAGGACCGCGCGGCTTTTTTGCGGGATACCGACGCCCCCATCGTTCTGCTGGATGTGCCGCTGTTGTTTGAAACCGGCCTGGCGGTGGACAAATCCATCGTCGTCACCATCGATGCAGACACCCAAAGGCAACGGGTCCTGGCGCGGGGCACCATGCCAGAGGCCGTGTTCGAGGATATCCTGTCCCGTCAGATGCCCGACGCAGACAAACGCGCCCGCGCCGACTACATCATTGAAACCACATCGCCAGAAGCTGCCGCCGCACAGGTCGATGCCATCCTTGCCGAGTTGAGGGGAACGCCATGA
- the dnaQ gene encoding DNA polymerase III subunit epsilon produces the protein MREIVLDTETTGFEPESGDRIVEIGAVELINYVPTGKTYHQYINPERSMPDGAFQVHGLGDDFLKDFPVFAQVGQAFVDFIGDARLVIHNAAFDMKFLNAELGWMGLPRLPMDRALDTLAIARSKFPGSPASLDALCRRFGVDNSSREKHGALLDSEILAEVYLELIGGRQPTLVLAGQERSDAAESAGDWKARPRPTPLPNRLTDAERAAHETFVQGLGDGALWKSLT, from the coding sequence ATGAGAGAAATCGTCCTCGACACCGAAACCACCGGGTTCGAGCCGGAGTCGGGCGACCGCATCGTCGAGATCGGCGCCGTCGAGCTGATCAACTATGTGCCTACCGGCAAGACCTATCACCAATACATCAACCCCGAACGGTCCATGCCGGACGGGGCGTTTCAGGTGCACGGGCTGGGAGACGATTTCCTGAAGGATTTCCCGGTTTTCGCGCAGGTTGGTCAGGCCTTCGTCGATTTCATCGGCGACGCCCGGCTGGTGATCCACAATGCTGCCTTCGACATGAAATTCCTGAACGCTGAACTCGGATGGATGGGCCTGCCGCGTCTGCCGATGGATCGGGCGCTCGATACGCTGGCCATCGCGCGGTCCAAGTTTCCCGGCTCTCCGGCGTCGCTGGATGCGCTGTGCCGGCGGTTCGGGGTCGACAATTCCTCGCGCGAAAAACACGGCGCGCTGCTCGACAGTGAAATCCTGGCAGAGGTCTATCTGGAGCTGATCGGCGGTCGCCAACCGACGCTGGTTCTGGCCGGTCAGGAGCGGAGCGACGCTGCGGAGTCGGCGGGCGATTGGAAAGCGCGGCCACGCCCGACGCCCTTGCCCAACCGTCTGACGGACGCAGAACGCGCCGCCCACGAGACCTTTGTCCAAGGGCTCGGGGACGGCGCGCTTTGGAAGTCGCTGACCTGA
- the secB gene encoding protein-export chaperone SecB yields MADTDDTVPAPDATAAAAEGTPAPEQPKMPQMQVLGQFIRDMSFENVAAQKGKTMDGQPDINVQVGLDARKRQQDGQFEVSVKLNITAKAKGGEEPIFAMELDYAGIFAIQNVPDAQMHPYLLIECPRMLFPFLRRIVSDVSRDGGFPPLNLENIDFVSLYRNEITRRAQAQAAAAPTN; encoded by the coding sequence ATGGCCGACACGGACGATACCGTTCCCGCCCCCGACGCAACCGCCGCCGCCGCTGAGGGGACACCAGCACCCGAACAGCCCAAGATGCCGCAGATGCAGGTTCTGGGTCAGTTCATCCGCGACATGTCCTTTGAGAACGTCGCCGCCCAGAAGGGCAAGACGATGGACGGCCAGCCCGACATCAACGTGCAGGTCGGCCTGGACGCGCGCAAGCGGCAGCAGGACGGCCAGTTCGAGGTTTCCGTCAAGCTGAATATCACGGCCAAGGCAAAGGGCGGCGAAGAGCCGATCTTTGCGATGGAACTGGATTATGCCGGTATCTTTGCGATCCAGAACGTGCCGGATGCGCAGATGCATCCCTATCTTCTGATCGAATGCCCGCGCATGCTGTTCCCGTTCCTGCGCCGGATCGTGTCCGACGTGTCCCGCGACGGTGGCTTCCCGCCGCTGAACCTGGAAAATATCGATTTCGTCTCGCTTTATCGCAACGAGATCACGCGCCGGGCCCAGGCCCAGGCTGCGGCTGCCCCGACCAACTGA